The Plasmodium berghei ANKA genome assembly, chromosome: 12 genome contains a region encoding:
- a CDS encoding von Willebrand factor A domain-related protein: MKSVKGITYIFFSLAFISICMCQKVNVVSHNVTPRVDSDEKLITCVTEYIIKGDLGIDDGGFCDSSINSLPPTESCNNGGSEKPEGPTPGNYCDNYYDITLVVENSSFVQKDYWMKGTIPFLESMARNARVSKDKAHMSIILFAGTQNLIVPFTDEISQDKEKLIEKIRTLDDAGTDSNTLYVYALEYAFEKVIFGEGTRSDAPKIAVLFYYGFDYGANKSLIPDVVEDYKQSNIKLIIVGIGLTLRENALLLADCKSEGDCQNAIFQPWDFVIPAAEQVKEKICNKNNPSSLTSERKTTIKN, encoded by the coding sequence atgaagaGTGTTAAAGgaataacatatatatttttttcattagcCTTTATTAGCATTTGTATGTGTCAAAAGGTTAATGTTGTTTCACATAACGTTACCCCTAGAGTTGATTCAGATGAAAAACTTATTACTTGTGTAACTGagtatataattaaagGAGATTTGGGCATTGATGATGGGGGGTTTTGTGATAGTAGTATAAACTCATTACCTCCAACTGAATCATGTAATAATGGAGGATCAGAGAAACCTGAAGGACCAACGCCAGGGAATTACTGtgataattattatgaCATCACCTTAGTTGTAGAAAATTCAAGTTTTGTTCAAAAAGATTATTGGATGAAGGGAACAATCCCATTTTTAGAGTCAATGGCAAGAAATGCAAGAGTTAGTAAAGATAAAGCACATATGTCTATTATACTTTTCGCGGGAACACAAAATTTGATAGTTCCATTTACCGATGAAATAAGCCAAGATAAAGAGAaattaattgaaaaaattagaaCACTTGATGACGCGGGAACAGATTCTAATACATTATATGTTTATGCTTTGGAATATGCATTCGAAAAAGTTATATTCGGAGAGGGTACAAGAAGTGATGCCCCGAAAATTGCAGtgctattttattatgGATTTGACTATGGAGCAAACAAAAGCTTAATACCCGATGTAGTTGAAGATTATAAACAAAGTAACATAAAACTGATAATTGTTGGTATTGGTCTAACTCTTAGGGAAAATGCGTTATTACTTGCTGATTGTAAAAGCGAAGGTGATTGTCAAAATGCCATATTCCAACCTTGGGATTTTGTAATACCTGCAGCAGAACAagtaaaagaaaaaatatgtaacaaaaataatccTTCTTCACTGACGTCTGAAAGAAAAACGacgataaaaaattaa
- a CDS encoding nucleolar protein 10, putative yields MIKSFINNGIKIYSLTSGKLSPDSYGNTNFDAKKKKKNSVNDNGDNSIEVLHDLEFSQKSDDIKISDDGRYLCVSGMYPPQVGLYDTSELSIKHRRHFDEEVLNFVFLTNNYEKLAFLCKNRYLEFHNAAGKYHKMRIPKEGRSLMYNKESTNLYISASYEDIYILNLQKGCYETSIKTKNEQNNFICKNMQLPIFCTGGSDGYLEIWDEREKKSLNFINVNEYEELTSSCFSDNGLKLAVGSSKGIVKLFDIRHSKPLLIKDHCNDVPIKKIEFLKIDNTKPSYMDTTGFYRNTYNNNNDDDGMCNSGNSFSCNELIASCDENCIKIYSEVQKNILSLQVINFDDGKKRNNKKIKLLNNECVNINSFTFYKNSGLCFIPCDNKKVFVYFIPYIGIAPKWCNFLDNITEELEEKEKYKKDDIYDINNNNNSNDAFDDYVFLTNQQIEQLNISHMKGTKNLIPYLHGYYIPSNIYVDIKSVMQENDLDSYKNNLIQKKLQQKQQMRISDKSNILVDKNYVDNLLNKVQKRIDKKQKAIVNAQELLQDDRFNKLFYDPEYMVETVDLDK; encoded by the coding sequence ATGATTAAATcgtttataaataatggaataaaaatatattcgcTGACCTCTGGAAAGCTAAGTCCAGATAGCTATGGTAATACAAATTTTGAtgcgaaaaaaaaaaaaaaaaattcagtAAATGATAATGGTGATAATTCAATCGAAGTATTACATGATTTAGAGTTTTCACAAAAAAgtgatgatataaaaattagtGATGATGGAAGATATTTATGTGTAAGTGGTATGTACCCCCCACAAGTTGGACTATATGATACTAGTGAATTATCAATAAAACATAGAAGGCATTTTGATGAAGAAgtattaaattttgtatttttaacaaaCAATTATGAAAAGCTAGcttttttatgtaaaaatagATATCTTGAATTTCATAATGCTGCTGGAAAATACCATAAAATGCGAATACCAAAAGAGGGAAGAAGTTTAATGTATAATAAGGAATCAactaatttatatattagtgCTTCCTAtgaagatatatatatattaaatttacaaAAGGGATGTTATGAAACTTCAATTAAAACcaaaaatgaacaaaataattttatttgtaaaaacATGCAATTACCTATATTTTGTACAGGAGGGTCTGATGGATATTTAGAAATATGGGAcgaaagagaaaaaaaaagtttaaattttataaatgtaaatgAATATGAAGAGTTAACAAGTAGCTGTTTTTCAGATAACGGATTAAAATTAGCAGTAGGATCAAGCAAAGGAATTGTAAAACTTTTTGATATAAGACATAGTAAACCTCTTTTAATTAAAGACCATTGTAACGATGTCCcgattaaaaaaattgagtTTCTTAAAATTGATAATACTAAACCTTCATATATGGATACTACCGGATTTTATAGAAacacatataataataataatgatgatgatGGAATGTGCAATAGTGGAAATAGCTTTTCTTGTAATGAGTTAATAGCTTCATGTGATgaaaattgtataaaaatttattcagaggttcaaaaaaatatattatcattacaAGTAATAAACTTTGATGATggtaaaaaaagaaataataagaaaataaaattgttaaataatgaatgtgtaaatataaattcttttactttttataaaaattctgGATTATGTTTTATTCCATGTGATAACAAAAAGGTTTTTGTATACTTTATACCATATATTGGAATAGCACCAAAATGGTGTAATTTCCTTGATAATATAACTGAGGAAttagaagaaaaagaaaaatataaaaaggatgatatatatgacataaataataataacaattcCAATGATGCATTTGATgattatgtatttttaacaaatcAACAAATCGaacaattaaatataagtCATATGAAAGgaacaaaaaatttaattccTTATTTACATGGATATTATATTCCTAGCAACATTTATGTAGACATTAAAAGTGTTATGCAAGAAAATGATTTAGAttcttataaaaataatttaatacaAAAGAAATTACAACAAAAACAACAAATGAGAATATCGGataaatcaaatatattagtagataaaaattatgttgataacttattaaataaagTGCAAAAGAGAATAgacaaaaaacaaaaagcGATAGTAAATGCACAAGAATTATTACAAGATGACagatttaataaattattttatgatcCTGAATATATGGTTGAAACAGTGGATTtagataaataa
- a CDS encoding sentrin-specific protease 2, putative, translating to MKNKKKLYKYKSEINNKNMVNSFEKKNTYKMTTNEKEENKTTNICDNELCEILSSDESNEFIYEKNDDFIIVELISYICGNSKILSFYPCTNNNSGKNKYLYHFYKKKKIKLYLCLNTKNNEVYIYQVQRKYVENKNTDNKNYTINKIPLYSQKSNESVKIVGEIKIGNTLQNNKNYNISSLNNIEIKKENKKNLINLEKKICITKLFDSVNCSYDISTVEYSKLENTDTQILDSLKSILEKKLNKNQKVVEYNIDSQKQNKNLIAEELDYQNNNDHILYVKKNDMIHKNSINLKSENKQDKTNVNNKEIKLLYLNFHEPAHIFMNHFFRINQDNEENSVKEITGFLKDEKYEYIEKEHLKKSKRKKYSPIFGKIKSEALPCNILENYQSDISICSTNLFFSDTEVITKENGGNGKVKEENGGKEEDKYKKNNKKNNIMPLKRNNLKIKWLLLNLNLKKEEEVLIQKYVMFKKISLQKMSKELHDHDISNIWTYQNKRKSPFRKKKKKKKKNVPENSCNIKFPDKTQDKENENESTVTFKNNTQQYTNNITSSFSYKHLLEDKENGINKTKGINIYNTDNKIDFDNACYIQNYHNNDDNIYILKEQTNKNEMADYEKTNIIQNIESNSVGLEKETNIKMSIKHQLEECPNNYHGKSVCYSEMNVLETNNFEKKISKKRKIEKDQLYCDNKNNNTCLNFENLVKNGKSDLTISESTKHITYKECNDAHNPNTRSNNSTDSSYDNKNNESIEEIIPDQFNLIQFNNSEQNILENCSEKQITNVDVINRSMDYRNRANIMENDENGENDENDEHDENEKSFFLKQKVNNILDIIKIIYTNSIRIKYFENLKLYIGLYKNYTNIEKTKLEFLETEKSIDIKILNWYINEKMVEKKNVWQLNNYKIDDCSLFRLNKFKYIDDSIIDFFNNYIYFYILNRNNNNDGCKIENDKKNDIYIFNTFFYKKIELYDDTSKAYLNTNRWIKKLNKKIYEYKYVFVPININNKHWSLVLIYFPFSDSNQDKNTEYSSNIIKNEEKYKKYYPLYTKKIYDKDVIDNVQENISSAVFRNTLDDSDRIINIDINLNSQYNKERNIFSKYRSKSLDSYFLNDQKYCIQGYNKNNVIKHSFKTIGKKHKDLTDLFEKCIAKHDEKKLGRKKMISGYLSDRNDHELSYISISDSSENCKNKKTNLSINTNEQNSKEWKNENNIEEEKLVYMIYLDSLFPSTKGNTILEKLKKYIEHLFHRDYIKKEKRKKKKNNNILSNSGGNSDSSSHTYHNNRSGNESNEPKIFFKFVYPNIIPKQNNTYDCGIYIIYFILHLCLNIHLIETDLINPFNKYIQTKYSDAKYTFNCSPQNSSKNSYAQIYPNNASPWFDHKDICTKRKQMKKMLLYMKDVINWKSEKHIENLNLLFLMNCNDKNQRN from the exons atgaaaaacaaaaaaaaattatataaatataaaagtgaaataaataataaaaatatggtgaattcttttgaaaaaaaaaacacatataaaatgactacaaatgaaaaagaagaaaacaAAACGACCAACATTTGTGATAACGAATTGTGCGAAATATTATCTTCGGATGAAAGTAATGAATtcatatatgaaaaaaatgatgattttataattgtagaacttatttcttatatttGTGGTAATTCCAAAATATTGTCTTTTTATCCATgcacaaataataattcaggaaaaaataaatatttatatcatttttataaaaaaaaaaaaattaagttATACTTATGCTtaaacacaaaaaataatgaagtatatatatatcaagttcaaagaaaatatgtagaaaataaaaatacggataacaaaaattatactattaataaaataccTTTATATTCACAAAAATCTAATGAGAGTGTCAAAATTGTTGGGGAAATTAAAATAGGCAACACtctacaaaataataaaaattataacatttcttcattaaataatatagaaataaaaaaggaaaataaaaaaaacttaattaatttggaaaaaaaaatatgcatcaCGAAATTGTTTGATAGTGTAAATTGCAGTTATGATATATCCACTGTtgaatattcaaaattagaaaatacCGATACTCAAATTTTAGATAGTTTAAAGAgtatattagaaaaaaaacttaataaaaatcaaaaagtggtagaatataatattgattcacaaaaacaaaacaaaaatttaatagCAGAAGAGTTagattatcaaaataacaatgaccatattttgtatgtgaaaaaaaacgatatgattcataaaaatagtataaatTTGAAATCAGAGAATAAACAAGACAAAActaatgtaaataataaagaaataaaattgttatatcTCAATTTCCATGAACCGGCTCACATATTTATGAACCATTTCTTCAGAATTAACCAAG ATAATGAGGAAAATTCTGTAAAAGAAATAACAGGATTTCTCAAAGacgaaaaatatgaatatatagaaaaggaacatttaaaaaaatcaaaaagaaaaaaatattcacctatatttggaaaaattaaaagcgAAGCATTACCatgtaatatattagaaaattatcaaagtgatataagtatatgcagcactaatttattttttagtgACACCGAAGTTATAACTAAAGAGAATGGTGGGAATGGTAAAGTGaaagaagaaaatggaGGAAAAGAGgaagataaatataaaaaaaacaataaaaaaaataatattatgccacttaaaagaaataatttaaaaataaaatggttattattaaatttaaatttaaaaaaagaagaagaagttttaatacaaaaatatgtaatgtttaaaaaaataagccTACAAAAAATGTCAAAAGAGTTACATGATCATGATATTTCGAATATTTGGACTTATCAAAATAAGAGAAAATCTCcttttcgaaaaaaaaaaaaaaaaaaaaaaaaaaatgtccCAGAAAATAGttgtaatataaaatttccTGATAAAACACaagataaagaaaatgaaaatgagtCAACTGTTACATTCAAGAATAACACACAACAATacacaaataatataaccTCGAGTTTTTCATATAAGCATCTGCTAGaagataaagaaaatggaATAAACAAAACGAAAGGCatcaatatttataatactgataataaaatagattTCGACAATGCATGctatattcaaaattatcataataatgatgataacatttatattttgaaagagcaaactaataaaaatgaaatggCGGATTACGAAAAAACAAACATAATACAAAACATTGAGAGTAATTCTGTTGGGCttgaaaaagaaacaaatataaaaatgagtaTAAAACATCAATTAGAAGAATGCCCAAATAATTATCATGGTAAATCTGTTTGTTATTCGGAAATGAATGTGTTAGAAACAAATAactttgaaaaaaaaatttcaaaaaaaagaaaaattgaaaaagatCAACTATAttgtgataataaaaataataatacttgtcttaattttgaaaatttagtaaaaaatggaaaaagtGATTTAACAATTTCAGAAAGTACAAAACATATAACATATAAAGAATGCAATGATGCACATAATCCAAATACCCGATCTAACAATAGCACTGATTCTTcttatgataataaaaacaatgaaTCCATCGAAGAAATAATTCCAGACCAATTCAATTTGAtacaatttaataattctgaacaaaatattttggaAAATTGTAGTGAGAAACAGATAACAAATGTGGATGTGATAAACAGGAGCATGGATTATCGAAATAGAGCAAATATAATGGAAAATGACGAAAATGGcgaaaatgatgaaaatgacGAGCATGACGAAAATGAGAAAAGCTTCTTTTTAAAACAGAaagtaaataatattctagatatcataaaaataatatatacgaATAGTATAcgtataaaatattttgaaaatctTAAGTTGTATATAggattatataaaaattatactaatattgaaaaaacgAAATTAGAATTCTTAGAAACAGAAAAAAGTATcgatataaaaatattaaattggTATATAAATGAGAAAATggtagaaaaaaaaaatgtatggcaattaaataattataaaattgatgATTGTAGTCTATTTcgtttaaataaatttaaatatatagatgATTCAATTAtagatttttttaataactatatttatttttatatactgaacagaaacaataataatgatgggtgtaaaattgaaaatgataaaaaaaatgatatatatatttttaatacatttttttataagaaaATTGAATTATATGATGATACATCAAAAGCATATCTTAATACAAATAGATggattaaaaaattaaataaaaaaatttatgaatataaatacgTGTTTGTTCCAATAAACATTAATAACAAACATTGGTCTTTAGTTCTGATTTATTTCCCTTTCAGTGATTCAAATcaagataaaaatacagAATATTCatctaatattattaaaaatgaagagaaatataaaaaatattatccCCTTTATaccaaaaaaatttatgataAAGATGTCATAGACAATGTTCaggaaaatatatcttcTGCTGTTTTTAGAAACACTTTAGACGATTCTGATCGAATTATAAACATCGacataaatttaaattctcaatataataaggaaagaaacatattttctaaatatagAAGTAAATCTCTTgattcttattttttaaatgaccAGAAATATTGTATACAAGGGTATAACAAAAACAATGTTATAAAACATTCATTTAAAACAAttggaaaaaaacataaagaTTTGACTGATTTATTCGAAAAGTGTATTGCTAAacatgatgaaaaaaaattgggAAGGAAAAAGATGATTTCAGGATATTTAAGCGATAGAAATGATCATGAATTGAGTTACATTTCTATAAGTGATAGTAGcgaaaattgtaaaaataaaaaaacaaatttaagcATCAATACGAATGAACAAAATTCTAAAGAAtggaaaaatgaaaataatatagaagAGGAAAAGTTggtatatatgatatatctTGATTCATTATTCCCATCAACTAAAGGAAATAcaattttagaaaaattaaaaaaatatatagaacatttatttcatcgagattatataaaaaaagaaaaacgaaaaaaaaaaaaaaataataatattttatctaATTCTGGAGGAAATAGCGATTCTTCCTCTCATACCtatcataataatagaaGTGGGAATGAAAGTAATGAAcctaaaatattttttaaatttgtatatcCAAATATAATACCCAAACAAAATAACACCTATGATTgtggtatatatattatttattttattttacatttgTGTTTAAACATACATTTAATTGAGACCGATTTAATCAACccttttaataaatatattcaaacTAAATACTCCGATGCTAAATATACTTTCAATTGCTCCCCTCAAAATTCTAGTAAAAATTCGTATGCACAGATTTATCCAAATAATGCATCTCCTTGGTTTGACCATAAAGACATATGCACAAA GAGAAagcaaatgaaaaagatgCTTCTATACATGAAAGATGTCATAAATTGGAAATCAGAAAAAcatatagaaaatttaaatttgttatttttaatgaattGCAATGACAAAAATCAAAGGAATTAA
- a CDS encoding mannose-6-phosphate isomerase, putative, translating into MKTRKLCINECIPYVQKYDWGEGKEGMVYDVMKNIVSDNYEIIKKNINNFEYLKEYAEDIEKDNNNNNSNNNNNDEIEKNENKLKKETIDNTPRYAELWIGNHENGPNLIRYKNGFVKIGEFIDIYKNKKIKNNKISKYFYRNQEGKNKEDSTNDDNSNLNGNNSNVNNSVNNESNSENKRNSIASDIAGNNNKREDNFKRYSDGDCKDISYNNTNESYNSISNKNGHLLKEGFQENNDLFPYLFKMLSINKPLSIQIHPNEAQTLYLNTVNPNVYKDKIFKTEMCVCINSMSLLCGYINIFKISFLIKNIKELYDFFMRKDNNSPDACDNENDIKMDKRENSNESYKRDNKKILLNEESEGKSKNHEPDEYARKKNNNNNNEDSSRDLFTLFDLFDTNKNEHIEKVVNCFSRIYKYIINYSIKRYNEANCDIISIIDNYAECIQKYVFYEDFFRSFYKNENLPKDNINIGNIIKTEKEKLIEFFKQNKNIPDMIDSDVEKYINNIDESEAQNETPESNENNSTMSINNENFFTSMKKIKSLYEHFYKYLTYRIFLAENEVLNKYMISIITKNPKYSSYIKIREKLKKNVDELYIDACKKKNSENLSKEAENYIINNIFEILTNVSKFYPNDNGRIFVFILQLINLKDGDVIYIKPGVMHSYISGNCLECMTNSDLVIRGGLTSKAVDKVNFIKYVNYKNNHPVILEKEFINYNIISCSYKNMKYFKILFVKIRPGEIVNYMFSETSFTSCIILSSNTKTQLKGRKKEKKKASIKSIKKGTIFVIAPNIMVTMSNLYENKEDGDKDFVLYCATA; encoded by the coding sequence atgaaaacaagAAAATTGTGCATAAATGAATGTATTCCATATgtacaaaaatatgattgGGGTGAAGGAAAGGAAGGAATGGTTTATGAtgttatgaaaaatatagtaagtgataattatgaaataattaaaaagaatataaataattttgaatatttaaaagaatatgctgaagatatagaaaaagataataacaataataatagtaataataataataatgatgaaataGAGAAGAATGagaataaattaaaaaaagagacAATTGATAACACACCTCGATATGCTGAACTATGGATTGGGAACCATGAAAATGGTCCCAACTTAATTCGCTACAAAAATGGCTTTGTAAAAATCGGAGAatttatagatatatataaaaataaaaaaattaaaaataataaaatatcaaaatatttttatagaaaccaagaaggaaaaaataaggaAGATAGTACCAATGATGACAATTCTAAtttaaatggaaataaCTCAAACGTTAATAATAGTGTAAATAATGAATCGAATagtgaaaataaaagaaattcTATAGCTTCAGATATAGctggaaataataataaaagagaAGATAATTTTAAGAGATATTCTGACGGAGATTGTAAAgatatatcatataataatactaaCGAATCATATAACAGTATTAGTAATAAGAATGgtcatttattaaaagaaggatttcaagaaaataatgatttatttccatatctttttaaaatgctttcaataaataaacCACTTAGTATTCAAATTCATCCAAATGAGGCTCAAACATTATATTTGAATACTGTGAATCCAAATGTttataaagataaaatttttaaaactgAAATGTGTGTATGTATTAATTCTATGAGTTTATTATGTggatatattaatatatttaaaatctcgtttttgataaaaaatataaaggagctctatgatttttttatgagGAAAGACAATAATAGCCCTGATGCATgtgataatgaaaatgatataaaaatggacAAAAGAGAAAATAGTAATGAAAGTTATAAAAgggataataaaaaaatattattaaatgaagAGTCAGAAGGAAAATCGAAAAATCACGAACCAGATGAATATgcacgaaaaaaaaataacaacaATAACAACGAAGATAGCAGCAGAGACTTATTTACTTTATTCGATTTATTTGATACGAATAAAAACGAACATATAGAAAAAGTTGTAAATTGTTTTTCTagaatttataaatatataattaattattctataaaaagatataatGAAGCTAATTGTGATATTATATCTATAATTGATAATTATGCAGAGtgtatacaaaaatatgttttttatgaaGATTTCTTTCGtagtttttataaaaatgaaaatttgccgaaagataatataaatataggtaatattataaaaaccGAAAAGGAAAAGTTGATcgaattttttaaacaaaataaaaatattcctGATATGATCGACTCAGAtgtagaaaaatatataaataatatagatgAAAGTGAAGCACAAAATGAAACTCCTGAAagtaatgaaaataacTCTACAATGAGTATAAATAACGAGAATTTCTTTACAagtatgaaaaaaataaaatcactTTATGAacatttttacaaatatttaacaTATAGAATATTCTTAGCAGAAAACGAAGTgttaaacaaatatatgatttctattattacaaaaaatccAAAATATTCTTcctatataaaaattagagaaaaattaaaaaaaaatgttgacgaattatatatagatgcttgtaaaaaaaaaaattcagaAAACTTATCTAAAGAAgcagaaaattatattataaataatatctTTGAAATATTAACTAATGTTTCTAAATTTTATCCAAATGATAATGGAAGaatatttgttttcatattacaactaattaatttaaaagatggtgatgttatatatatcaaacCTGGAGTTATgcattcatatatttcagGCAATTGCTTAGAATGTATGACCAATTCCGATTTAGTTATAAGAGGTGGCCTAACAAGTAAAGCAGTTGATAAagtaaattttataaaatatgttaattataaaaataaccaTCCTgtaattttagaaaaagaatttattaattataatattatatcatgtagttataaaaacatgaaatatttcaaaattctatttgttaaaattaGACCAGGAGAAATTGTCAATTATATGTTTTCAGAAACATCTTTTACATCTTGTATTATCCTTTCCTCAAATACAAAAACACAATTAAAaggaagaaaaaaagaaaaaaaaaaagcaagTATCaaatcaataaaaaaaggaacAATTTTTGTAATTGCCCCTAATATTATGGTTACTATGTCAAAtctatatgaaaataaagaagatGGAGATAAagattttgttttatattgtGCTACAGCATAA
- a CDS encoding protein kinase, putative: protein MNVRHYKKSNNNIIKEKKKNKEKTKDNVANQIEHVKSLPYERTETIAYDSNNENNKIQTNKKIWNNEDEDPSIHRTSYGLEKKTTYNDDIWNSYERLPTTQFLNNSIEDNSLNNNIDYGSYNKHDTNVYNTQFFDKKKSEIYLNTNINDDQTLTNDEIEKRTMRTCNNVKATQNNLNLINKNKNPILTNKESKCNKMRIRTDQNYYEKIPLKNKNDHIKKMKIFNDLNSLTESISDIQNESESRNDESNEPNLKKIIKPYDKPVAEVNKPICNGVTIFFKGDRRFFNFNIPQNEMIEKKDLEIMEFISEGSFGAIYKAMWNNQIIALKKFNSSMTLEGMRSIAREINAYRSISHKYIVKYYGVCIDSDFIGIILEYFSKGKIFDTLHKGEFNLTYELRLRMCTQLAEVMNYLHEDKKLVHRDLKTSNILFDDEYNIKVCDFGKTMKLSDNGTVILEDNGGSIGYMAPECFIEGNTITEKSDIWGLSCCFIEIFFNQVPFQNIKEKEDIVVEILVNKKKPNIPKWFNPEFTEIIKRSFSTNPSKRPSCKEYLNLLLKYSPKTNAEHPEIS, encoded by the exons atgaatgtaagacactataaaaaaagtaataataacataataaaagaaaaaaagaaaaataaagaaaagaCCAAAGATAATGTAGCAAATCAAATTGAACACGTGAAGAGCCTCCCATATGAACGTACAGAAACTATAGCATATGattcaaataatgaaaataataaaatccaaacaaataaaaaaatatggaataATGAAGATGAAGATCCTTCTATTCATAGAACAAGTTATGGcttagaaaaaaaaacaacttataatgatgatatatGGAATTCATATGAAAGGCTGCCAACCActcaatttttaaataatagcATTGAAGATAACAgtttgaataataatattgactatggttcatataataaacacGATACTAATGTTTATAATACacaattttttgataaaaaaaaaagtgaaatttatttaaatacaaatatcAATGACGATCAAACATTAACAAATGATGAAATAGAAAAGAGAACCATGCGTACATGCAATAATGTGAAAGCTAcccaaaataatttaaatttaataaataaaaataaaaatcctATATTAACCAATAAAGAATcaaaatgtaataaaatgCGCATTCGAACtgatcaaaattattatgagAAAATACCcctcaaaaataaaaatgaccatattaaaaaaatgaaaatctTCAATGATTTGAATTCTTTAACCGAATCGATAAGTGACATACAAAATGAATCTGAATCCCGAAATGATGAATCTAATGAGCCAAATCttaagaaaattataaaaccATATGATAAACCAGTGGCAGAAGTAAATAAGCCAATATGTAATGGAGTAacgatattttttaaaggtGATAGAcgattttttaattttaatataccACAGAATGAAATgatcgaaaaaaaagatcTTGAAATTATGGAATTTATAAGTGAAGGAAGTTTTGGAGCTATTTACAAAGCTATGTGGAATAATCAAATAATtgctttaaaaaaatttaactCATCCATGACTTTAGAGGGAATGAGGTCGATAGCCAGGGAGATTAATGCCTACAGATCGATTtcacataaatatattgttaagTATTATG gAGTCTGTATAGACAGCGATTTTATTGGAATAATTTTAGAATATTTTAGTAAAGGGAAAATATTTGATACTTTACACAAAGGAGAGTTTAATTTAACTTATGAATTGCGTCTAAGAATGTGTACTCAATTGGCAGAAGTAATGAATTATCTTCATGAGGATAAGAAATTGGTGCATCGTGATTTAAAAACTAGcaatattttgtttgatGATGAG TATAATATAAAGGTATGCGACTTTGGGAAAACTATGAAGTTATCAGATAACGGAACGGTTATATTAGAAGACAATGGAGGATCCATAGGATACATGGCTCCGGAATGTTTTATTGAAG GAAATACAATAACTGAAAAATCCGACATATGGGGCCTTTCTTGCTGTTTTAtcgaaatattttttaatcaaGTCCcatttcaaaatataaaagaaaaagaag atATAGTTGTAGAAATTttagtaaataaaaaaaaaccaaACATTCCAAAATGGTTCAACCCAGAGTTCACTGAAATAATCAAACGCAGTTTTAGCACTAACCCATCGAAACGACCATCATGCAAAGAGTATTTAAACTTGCTGCTAAAATACTCACCAAAAACTAATGCAGAACACCCTGAAATATCATAG